Proteins from a single region of Pangasianodon hypophthalmus isolate fPanHyp1 chromosome 7, fPanHyp1.pri, whole genome shotgun sequence:
- the sorbs2b gene encoding sorbin and SH3 domain-containing protein 1 isoform X9 → MPDNPGKEFGIIAVPGPCDFKTTLEEKFFNMNTDSGGRAHKSTTLSLTLTPMKRVQSSPNLCGLAGTESPLTDSDMWWHYTAGDALRNGNMATSSLAAKGFRSVRPNLQDKKSPTPGLAPQRESSQLHPADCNPGTFSLHNYPTQCYDGPLLTTHNSFSRGAMSASSEQSSRGNQFSDSNTNDSKQPLSFSSFPRVCGPEKASIHPSPLDHLNSHAPVRQKKQHVASLSICITPRHQTEARYTQTLSLSPHTPPKRKDPLDSRTVFHPSLPPAVQQVSVSSMAMLEELRTCGIDSEGGSASPSPTHCQLSSSTDNMAIDIPTASSANGQMTVNGSVGVTTGLKSHLQRPFSPSTYPPLPSFSPSLTAMQQGRSTPAESISPVCATVGSVTSMHAPDDERRGTMGKTPHYSGIGPVDESGIPIATRTTVDRPKDWYKTMFKQIHVVHKPEFEYSGSRTATQPTMNDEKHSPTNNVQAHPAPKSNTYRPITKSISDNGTCGFRTSSSSSLPTSSSAQPLSQNRNIHQSGSSTPDMNQWGPPDRKVDTRKYRAEPRSIFDYEPGKSSILDQEKAKSNLTPEELALENEPWYKFFAELEFGRPPPKKRLDYDPESALRIRNETFLYQPSADRSFERPSSSASDNRTRRKSEPTASQSRPQSSLSSTQSIGKPMEIHAAHLPEPTRTSITQRKSLNTPSTSSLSRSKDQDTSRGYSYPDVGRQTPQSRRPTPEVREKLPARAIYDFKALTAKELSFNKGEIVYITRQIDNNWFEGEHHGKVGIFPISYVEKISPLDRHQPARPPPPAQSTEIGEAVARYNFSADTNVELSLRKGERVIVLRQVDQNWFAGKIPGTNKQGIFPVSYVDIIKKSPVKSPSQPPGVAHSSSSDRMHSRPSSARLMTCSPSSTPRQHTSPSLSSQRAAHLQAVTGEWLALTLGLSPSGTPAPTPPPLPSNFQLDYERLDSPAASASFTPCTLTPPLKEGHFVPISSPKSYMSPDPSPSPQAYLTSASFTPSPISPTFDSSPKCGSVIEVNTSLKPGLLEKEQHFSDSCGFDKLDSPRSCYPNYLVVYEPEEQPSSSGFPLSSRETEEDVCEELVSIIQASQAERPILETAEFHRQELTDDSDDLPKLFIEEDPSDDSRAYSDSQSSNTFTPVHLVCSEMSEHEQAEVTQSPPMCPSSPISSKPLSSTPPASPKFSSPTPRSTPPLPGVSHSPPPSSKQLRSPKVKPVLRHDVVVVGKPPRSPVMSRRSCGSPVRGQNYSPSHRRPAQDPLEGGGEPFQALYNYMPRNEDELELKEGDIVDVMEKCDDGWFVGTSRRSKFFGTFPGNYVKRV, encoded by the exons ACAACCCGGGCAAGGAATTTGGTATAATAGCAGTACCAG GACCGTGTGATTTTAAGACCACACTAGAGGAAAAGTTCTTCAACATGAATACAG ACAGCGGAGGACGAGCTCACAAGAGCACCacgctctcactcactctaacCCCCATGAAGAGAGTCCAGAGTTCCCCAAACCTATGTGGGCTTGCAG GCACAGAATCTCCACTGACAGATTCAg ATATGTGGTGGCACTACACTGCTGGAGATGCTCTAAGAAATGGCAACATGGCCACTTCCTCTTTGGCGGCTAAAGGATTCAGAAGTGTTAGGCCCAACCTGCAGGATAAGAAGTCGCCCACTCCG GGCCTCGCTCCTCAGAGAGAGAGCTCTCAGCTGCATCCTGCTGACTGTAATCCAGGAACATTTAGCCTCCATAATTATCCCACACAATGCTATGATGGCCCACtgctcacaacacacaactcATTCTCCAGGGGAGCAATGTCTGCAAGCTCAGAGCAGAGCTCCAGAGGCAACCAGTTCTCTGACTCCAACACCAATGACTCTAAACAGCCTCTCAGCTTTAGCAGTTTCCCCAGGGTATGTGGCCCTGAGAAAGCTAGCATCCATCCATCGCCCTTAGATCACCTTAACTCACACGCCCCAGTTAGGCAGAAAAAGCAACATGTAGCCTCCCTGTCCATATGCATTACACCACGGCATCAGACAGAAGCCAGATACACACAGACTCTGTCTCTCAGCCCCCACACTCCACCCAAAAGGAAGGACCCTCTGGATTCCAGAACAGTCTTTCACCCTTCACTGCCCCCTGCAGTCCAACAAGTG AGTGTGTCTTCCATGGCCATGCTGGAGGAGCTGAGAACGTGTGGAATAGACTCGGAGGGAGGTTCTGCGTCCCCTTCACCCACCCACTGCCAGCTGAGCAGTTCCACTGACAACATGGCGATAGACATCCCTACAGCTAGCTCTGCTAAT GGCCAAATGACTGTAAATGGAAGTGTAGGTGTGACCACAGGCCTAAAGAGTCACCTCCAAAGACCCTTCTCCCCTTCCACGTATCCTCCTCTTCCCTCTTTCAGCCCTAGTCTCACAGCCATGCAGCAGGGCCGGAGCACTC CTGCTGAGTCCATTTCTCCAGTCTGTGCCACTGTGGGTTCAGTGACTTCTATGCATGCACCAGATGATGAGAGGAGAGGTACAATGGGCAAAACTCCCCATTACTCAGGCATTGGCCCTGTGGATGAGTCTGGAATTCCCATCGCCACTAGGACT ACTGTGGACAGGCCAAAAGACTGGTACAAGACTATGTTCAAGCAGATTCACGTGGTGCATAAACCAG AGTTTGAATATTCTGGTTCCCGTACTGCCACTCAGCCTACTATGAATGATG AGAAGCATAGTCCAACTAATAATGTCCAGGCACACCCTGCACCTAAGAGCAATACATACAGACCCATAACCAAGAGCATCTCTGATAATGGCACATGTGGATTCAGAACATCCAGCTCTTCCTCCCTGCCAACTTCATCATCAGCTCAGCCATTGTCTCAGAACCGTAATATCCACCAGAGTGGCAGTAGCACCCCAGACAT GAATCAGTGGGGTCCTCCAGATAGAAAAGTGGACACTCGCAAATACAGAGCCGAGCCCAGGAGTATCTTTGACTATGAGCCAGGGAAATCCTCTATTCTAGATCAAGAGAAAGCA AAGAGTAACTTAACACCAGAAGAGCTAGCTTTAGAGAATGAGCCCTGGTATAAGTTCTTTGCAGAGCTGGAGTTTGGACGGCCG CCTCCTAAAAAACGCCTGGACTATGATCCAGAGAGTGCGCTCCGAATCCGTAATGAG ACCTTTCTTTATCAGCCGTCTGCTGACAGAAGCTTTGAACGGCCCTCAAG TTCTGCCAGTGATAACAGGACAAGAAGGAAGTCAGAGCCCACGGCCTCCCAGTCTCGGCCTCAAAGCTCACTAAGCTCCACCCAAAGCATTGGAAAACCAATGGAGATTCATGCTGCTCACCTTCCTGAACCAACCAGGACCAGCATTACCCAGAGAAAGTCCTTAAACACCCCTTCTACTTCCTCCTTGTCCAGGTCAAAAG ATCAAGACACATCCAGAGGTTATTCCTATCCTGATGTAGGCCGACAAACTCCACAGAGCAGGAGGCCTACACCTGAAGTCAGAGAG AAACTGCCAGCCAGAGCAATATACGACTTCAAGGCACTGACAGCAAA AGAGCTTTCATTCAATAAAGGGGAGATTGTGTACATCACACGGCAGATAGATAATAACTGGTTTGAAGGAGAACACCATGGGAAAGTGGGCATCTTTCCTATCTCTTATGTGGAG AAAATCTCTCCATTAGACAGACACCAGCCTGCAAGGCCTCCTCCTCCAGCCCAGAGTACAGAGATTGGGGAAGCTGTGGCTCGCTACAACTTCAGCGCTGACACTAATGTGGAACTTTCCTTAAGAAAG GGTGAACGTGTTATAGTGCTGCGCCAAGTGGACCAGAACTGGTTCGCAGGAAAGATCCCTGGCACAAACAAACAGGGCATCTTTCCAGTGTCTTACGTGGACATCATCAAGAAATCTCCTGTGAAAAGTCCTAGCCAGCCACCAGGAGTTGCACATAGTTCCTCCAGTGACCGAATGCACAGCAGG CCATCATCTGCACGCCTCATGACCTGCTCTCCCTCATCCACTCCTCGCCAGCACACCTCACCCTCCCTCAGCTCCCAGAGGGCAGCTCATCTGCAGGCAGTGACTGGCGAGTGGCTCGCCCTCACACTCGGTCTGTCTCCCTCAGGCACTCCTGCCCCTACACCTCCCCCTTTACCCTCTAATTTTCAGCTAGATTATGAAAGGCTGGACTCCCCTGCTGCCTCTGCTTCCTTCACACCATGCACCCTCACCCCACCACTCAAAGAGGGTCACTTTGTTCCCATCAGCTCTCCGAAATCGTACATGTCTCCTGATCCCAGTCCCTCACCTCAGGCCTACCTCACCTCAGCGTCCTTTACCCCGTCCCCCATCTCCCCCACTTTTGACTCCAGCCCCAAGTGTGGCAGCGTGATAGAAGTGAACACAAGCCTCAAGCCTGGTCTGCTTGAGAAAGAGCAACATTTTTCAGATAGCTGTGGCTTTGATAAGTTGGACTCACCTAGATCTTGCTACCCAAATTATCTGGTTGTGTATGAACCTGAGGAGCAGCCCTCATCCTCAGGGTTTCCCTTATCCTCCAGAGAAACTGAGGAGGATGTGTGTGAAGAGCTTGTGTCCATCATCCAGGCCAGCCAGGCAGAGCGCCCCATTTTGGAGACAGCAGAGTTTCATAGGCAAGAGTTGACAGATGATTCAGATGATCTACCCAAACTGTTCATAGAGGAGGATCCAAGTGATGACAGCAGGGCTTATTCAGACTCCCAGTCATCAAATACCTTCACTCCAGTCCACCTGGTTTGTAGTGAGATGTCAGAACATGAG CAGGCTGAAGTTACACAAAGTCCCCCTATGTGTCCGTCATCCCCTATTTCTTCAAAGCCTTTGAGTTCCACACCCCCTGCATCTCCCAAGTTCTCCTCCCCTACCCCCCGCTCCACCCCTCCACTCCCTGGGGTGTCTCACTCCCCTCCTCCTTCCTCCAAACAGCTCCGATCCCCCAAGGTCAAG CCTGTGTTAAGGCATGATGTTGTGGTTGTCGGTAAGCCCCCCCGTAGCCCTGTGATGTCTAGGAGGTCCTGTGGATCACCTGTTAGAGGGCAAAACTATTCACCATCTCATAGG cgtCCAGCACAGGATCCTCTGGAAGGAGGTGGAGAACC GTTTCAGGCCCTGTATAATTATATGCCACGCAACGAGGATGAGCTGGAACTGAAAGAAGGAGACATCGTCGATGTGATGGAGAAGTGTGATGATGGCTGGTTTGTGG GAACGTCCAGGAGGAGCAAGTTTTTTGGAACCTTCCCTGGAAACTATGTGAAGAGGGTCTAA
- the sorbs2b gene encoding sorbin and SH3 domain-containing protein 2 isoform X15 — MPDNPGKEFGIIAVPGPCDFKTTLEEKFFNMNTDSGGRAHKSTTLSLTLTPMKRVQSSPNLCGLAGTESPLTDSDMWWHYTAGDALRNGNMATSSLAAKGFRSVRPNLQDKKSPTPGQMTVNGSVGVTTGLKSHLQRPFSPSTYPPLPSFSPSLTAMQQGRSTPAESISPVCATVGSVTSMHAPDDERRGTMGKTPHYSGIGPVDESGIPIATRTTVDRPKDWYKTMFKQIHVVHKPEFEYSGSRTATQPTMNDEKHSPTNNVQAHPAPKSNTYRPITKSISDNGTCGFRTSSSSSLPTSSSAQPLSQNRNIHQSGSSTPDMNQWGPPDRKVDTRKYRAEPRSIFDYEPGKSSILDQEKAKSNLTPEELALENEPWYKFFAELEFGRPPPKKRLDYDPESALRIRNETFLYQPSADRSFERPSSSASDNRTRRKSEPTASQSRPQSSLSSTQSIGKPMEIHAAHLPEPTRTSITQRKSLNTPSTSSLSRSKDQDTSRGYSYPDVGRQTPQSRRPTPEVREKLPARAIYDFKALTAKELSFNKGEIVYITRQIDNNWFEGEHHGKVGIFPISYVEKISPLDRHQPARPPPPAQSTEIGEAVARYNFSADTNVELSLRKGERVIVLRQVDQNWFAGKIPGTNKQGIFPVSYVDIIKKSPVKSPSQPPGVAHSSSSDRMHSRPSSARLMTCSPSSTPRQHTSPSLSSQRAAHLQAVTGEWLALTLGLSPSGTPAPTPPPLPSNFQLDYERLDSPAASASFTPCTLTPPLKEGHFVPISSPKSYMSPDPSPSPQAYLTSASFTPSPISPTFDSSPKCGSVIEVNTSLKPGLLEKEQHFSDSCGFDKLDSPRSCYPNYLVVYEPEEQPSSSGFPLSSRETEEDVCEELVSIIQASQAERPILETAEFHRQELTDDSDDLPKLFIEEDPSDDSRAYSDSQSSNTFTPVHLVCSEMSEHEQAEVTQSPPMCPSSPISSKPLSSTPPASPKFSSPTPRSTPPLPGVSHSPPPSSKQLRSPKVKPVLRHDVVVVGKPPRSPVMSRRSCGSPVRGQNYSPSHRRPAQDPLEGGGEPFQALYNYMPRNEDELELKEGDIVDVMEKCDDGWFVGTSRRSKFFGTFPGNYVKRV; from the exons ACAACCCGGGCAAGGAATTTGGTATAATAGCAGTACCAG GACCGTGTGATTTTAAGACCACACTAGAGGAAAAGTTCTTCAACATGAATACAG ACAGCGGAGGACGAGCTCACAAGAGCACCacgctctcactcactctaacCCCCATGAAGAGAGTCCAGAGTTCCCCAAACCTATGTGGGCTTGCAG GCACAGAATCTCCACTGACAGATTCAg ATATGTGGTGGCACTACACTGCTGGAGATGCTCTAAGAAATGGCAACATGGCCACTTCCTCTTTGGCGGCTAAAGGATTCAGAAGTGTTAGGCCCAACCTGCAGGATAAGAAGTCGCCCACTCCG GGCCAAATGACTGTAAATGGAAGTGTAGGTGTGACCACAGGCCTAAAGAGTCACCTCCAAAGACCCTTCTCCCCTTCCACGTATCCTCCTCTTCCCTCTTTCAGCCCTAGTCTCACAGCCATGCAGCAGGGCCGGAGCACTC CTGCTGAGTCCATTTCTCCAGTCTGTGCCACTGTGGGTTCAGTGACTTCTATGCATGCACCAGATGATGAGAGGAGAGGTACAATGGGCAAAACTCCCCATTACTCAGGCATTGGCCCTGTGGATGAGTCTGGAATTCCCATCGCCACTAGGACT ACTGTGGACAGGCCAAAAGACTGGTACAAGACTATGTTCAAGCAGATTCACGTGGTGCATAAACCAG AGTTTGAATATTCTGGTTCCCGTACTGCCACTCAGCCTACTATGAATGATG AGAAGCATAGTCCAACTAATAATGTCCAGGCACACCCTGCACCTAAGAGCAATACATACAGACCCATAACCAAGAGCATCTCTGATAATGGCACATGTGGATTCAGAACATCCAGCTCTTCCTCCCTGCCAACTTCATCATCAGCTCAGCCATTGTCTCAGAACCGTAATATCCACCAGAGTGGCAGTAGCACCCCAGACAT GAATCAGTGGGGTCCTCCAGATAGAAAAGTGGACACTCGCAAATACAGAGCCGAGCCCAGGAGTATCTTTGACTATGAGCCAGGGAAATCCTCTATTCTAGATCAAGAGAAAGCA AAGAGTAACTTAACACCAGAAGAGCTAGCTTTAGAGAATGAGCCCTGGTATAAGTTCTTTGCAGAGCTGGAGTTTGGACGGCCG CCTCCTAAAAAACGCCTGGACTATGATCCAGAGAGTGCGCTCCGAATCCGTAATGAG ACCTTTCTTTATCAGCCGTCTGCTGACAGAAGCTTTGAACGGCCCTCAAG TTCTGCCAGTGATAACAGGACAAGAAGGAAGTCAGAGCCCACGGCCTCCCAGTCTCGGCCTCAAAGCTCACTAAGCTCCACCCAAAGCATTGGAAAACCAATGGAGATTCATGCTGCTCACCTTCCTGAACCAACCAGGACCAGCATTACCCAGAGAAAGTCCTTAAACACCCCTTCTACTTCCTCCTTGTCCAGGTCAAAAG ATCAAGACACATCCAGAGGTTATTCCTATCCTGATGTAGGCCGACAAACTCCACAGAGCAGGAGGCCTACACCTGAAGTCAGAGAG AAACTGCCAGCCAGAGCAATATACGACTTCAAGGCACTGACAGCAAA AGAGCTTTCATTCAATAAAGGGGAGATTGTGTACATCACACGGCAGATAGATAATAACTGGTTTGAAGGAGAACACCATGGGAAAGTGGGCATCTTTCCTATCTCTTATGTGGAG AAAATCTCTCCATTAGACAGACACCAGCCTGCAAGGCCTCCTCCTCCAGCCCAGAGTACAGAGATTGGGGAAGCTGTGGCTCGCTACAACTTCAGCGCTGACACTAATGTGGAACTTTCCTTAAGAAAG GGTGAACGTGTTATAGTGCTGCGCCAAGTGGACCAGAACTGGTTCGCAGGAAAGATCCCTGGCACAAACAAACAGGGCATCTTTCCAGTGTCTTACGTGGACATCATCAAGAAATCTCCTGTGAAAAGTCCTAGCCAGCCACCAGGAGTTGCACATAGTTCCTCCAGTGACCGAATGCACAGCAGG CCATCATCTGCACGCCTCATGACCTGCTCTCCCTCATCCACTCCTCGCCAGCACACCTCACCCTCCCTCAGCTCCCAGAGGGCAGCTCATCTGCAGGCAGTGACTGGCGAGTGGCTCGCCCTCACACTCGGTCTGTCTCCCTCAGGCACTCCTGCCCCTACACCTCCCCCTTTACCCTCTAATTTTCAGCTAGATTATGAAAGGCTGGACTCCCCTGCTGCCTCTGCTTCCTTCACACCATGCACCCTCACCCCACCACTCAAAGAGGGTCACTTTGTTCCCATCAGCTCTCCGAAATCGTACATGTCTCCTGATCCCAGTCCCTCACCTCAGGCCTACCTCACCTCAGCGTCCTTTACCCCGTCCCCCATCTCCCCCACTTTTGACTCCAGCCCCAAGTGTGGCAGCGTGATAGAAGTGAACACAAGCCTCAAGCCTGGTCTGCTTGAGAAAGAGCAACATTTTTCAGATAGCTGTGGCTTTGATAAGTTGGACTCACCTAGATCTTGCTACCCAAATTATCTGGTTGTGTATGAACCTGAGGAGCAGCCCTCATCCTCAGGGTTTCCCTTATCCTCCAGAGAAACTGAGGAGGATGTGTGTGAAGAGCTTGTGTCCATCATCCAGGCCAGCCAGGCAGAGCGCCCCATTTTGGAGACAGCAGAGTTTCATAGGCAAGAGTTGACAGATGATTCAGATGATCTACCCAAACTGTTCATAGAGGAGGATCCAAGTGATGACAGCAGGGCTTATTCAGACTCCCAGTCATCAAATACCTTCACTCCAGTCCACCTGGTTTGTAGTGAGATGTCAGAACATGAG CAGGCTGAAGTTACACAAAGTCCCCCTATGTGTCCGTCATCCCCTATTTCTTCAAAGCCTTTGAGTTCCACACCCCCTGCATCTCCCAAGTTCTCCTCCCCTACCCCCCGCTCCACCCCTCCACTCCCTGGGGTGTCTCACTCCCCTCCTCCTTCCTCCAAACAGCTCCGATCCCCCAAGGTCAAG CCTGTGTTAAGGCATGATGTTGTGGTTGTCGGTAAGCCCCCCCGTAGCCCTGTGATGTCTAGGAGGTCCTGTGGATCACCTGTTAGAGGGCAAAACTATTCACCATCTCATAGG cgtCCAGCACAGGATCCTCTGGAAGGAGGTGGAGAACC GTTTCAGGCCCTGTATAATTATATGCCACGCAACGAGGATGAGCTGGAACTGAAAGAAGGAGACATCGTCGATGTGATGGAGAAGTGTGATGATGGCTGGTTTGTGG GAACGTCCAGGAGGAGCAAGTTTTTTGGAACCTTCCCTGGAAACTATGTGAAGAGGGTCTAA